In a genomic window of Silurus meridionalis isolate SWU-2019-XX chromosome 27, ASM1480568v1, whole genome shotgun sequence:
- the ptrh1 gene encoding probable peptidyl-tRNA hydrolase, whose product MSLNVITQTLFITLTKMLRRELLFMSGFLNRHNMSSEVTATSSTSKTKKLVVGLGNPGMNSTRHSVGMAVIAALAERLGVSDQWKSDRHVSGEVIVSVYQDTQVVLLRPKLLMNVNGVSVARAAHKFNIRPEHIVLVHDELDKPLGTIGIKHGGSARGHNGVRSCIDCLHTDVMPRLRIGISRPPGNTPVDRYVLGRFSKEEEIILSSVVKQSVALLLAQITDQQPQLTSAGGMRAKQKRKEQKKRTSLAVQEPEETPDRTDLKCQ is encoded by the exons ATGTCACTGAATGTCATCACTCAAACCTTATTTATCACACTTACAAAAATGCTCAGGCGAGAGCTTTTGTTCATGTCAGGATTTTTAAATCGTCACAACATGTCCAGCGAAGTAACAGCAACATCAAGCACTTCTAAGACTAAGAAACTG GTGGTAGGTCTCGGTAACCCTGGAATGAACAGCACACGACACAGTGTTGGCATGGCCGTGATCGCAGCCCTGGCAGAGCGTCTGGGAGTGTCCGATCAGTGGAAATCAGACAGACACGTATCAGGAGAGGTTATTGTTTCAGTTTATCAGGACACACAAGTCGTGCTTCTCCGGCCAAAGCTGCTCATGAATGTCAATGGAGTGAGCGTGGCGAGGGCAG CACACAAATTTAATATCCGACCGGAGCACATCGTTTTGGTACACGATGAACTCGACAAACCACTCGGGACGATTGGCATCAAACACGGAGGGAGCGCAAG AGGTCACAATGGTGTCCGGTCCTGTATTGACTGTCTTCATACTGAT GTTATGCCACGACTACGAATCGGTATCAGCCGGCCCCCAGGAAACACGCCTGTGGACAGATATGTTTTGGGGCGTTTTTCTAAAGAAGAGGAAATAATTTTAAGCTCTGTAGTTAAGCAAAGTGTGGCCCTTTTATTAGCACAAATTACAGATCAGCAACCCCAACTGACTTCAGCAGGGGGCATGAGAGCAAAACAGAAGAGGAAAGAGCAGAAAAAGAGAACATCACTTGCAGTCCAGGAACCTGAAGAAACGCCAGACAGAACTGACCTCAAATgtcaataa
- the tor2a gene encoding prosalusin → MDLWCNGVIMLYTVFLIYCISISGCFEMKTIYCTISDSCDCDFKPNMQGLEWDLYKNLYGQHLVQDIVSESVANFLQHRNPDRPLVLSFHGASGTGKSMVSSMLARHLYGASMGSPYIHQYVPTLHFPLPDRVKQYRRDLKHWVQGNLTACARSVFIFDEMEKMPPGVIDVLEPFLGPSHVVFQTNYRKAIYIFITTAGQEVINKVTLESRQAGRDREEIQAEELEEAIADAVFNNKKSGFYNSKIISEKRITHFVPFLPLCRRHVERCAHRELCQRGECQRKDVSVAVGGAMFYTPQDGQHFSSTGCKLVPAKVNLFL, encoded by the exons ATGGATTTGTGGTGTAACGGAGTAATaatgttatatacagtgtttttaatatattgtatatccATAAGTGGttgttttgaaatgaaaacGATATATTGCACAATATCTGACAGCTGTGACTGCGATTTTAAGCCAAACATGCAAG GGCTAGAGTGGGACCTTTATAAAAATCTGTATGGACAGCATCTGGTGCAGGATATTGTGTCTGAGTCAGTGGCTAACTTCTTGCAACACAGGAATCCAGACAGGCCACTGGTTCTCTCCTTTCATGGAGCTTCAGGCACTGGAAAGAGCATGGTGAGCTCTATGCTGGCTCGTCACCTGTACGGTGCCTCCATGGGCAGTCCATACATCCATCAGTACGTCCCCACACTGCACTTTCCACTTCCTGACCGTGTGAAGCAATACAGG AGAGATTTGAAGCACTGGGTACAAGGGaacctcacagcctgtgctcgCTCAGTCTTCATCTTTGATGAGATGGAGAAGATGCCTCCTGGAGTGATTGATGTTCTGGAACCATTTCTCGGGCCTTCACATGTTGTTTTCCAGACCAACTACCGCAAGGccatctatatttttattac TACAGCAGGCCAGGAAGTCATTAACAAAGTGACACTGGAGAGTCGGCAGGCAGGACGAGACAGAGAGGAAATTCAGGCAGAGGAACTGGAGGAAGCTATTGCAGATGCTGTGTTCAACAATAAGAAAA GTGGATTCTATAACTCGAAAATAATCTCGGAAAAGAGAATAACCCACTTTGTGCCCTTTCTGCCCTTGTGTCGGCGACACGTGGAGCGATGTGCCCATCGGGAACTGTGCCAGCGTGGCGAGTGCCAGCGCAAGGATGTGTCAGTGGCAGTAGGGGGCGCCATGTTCTACACACCACAGGATGGGCAACACTTCTCAAGCACCGGCTGCAAGCTGGTACCTGCTAAAGTCAATCTTTTCCTTTGA